A segment of the Hemicordylus capensis ecotype Gifberg chromosome 6, rHemCap1.1.pri, whole genome shotgun sequence genome:
TTATCTAGAAAATGATTAATATATATTGTATTAACAGAAGAATGTGGTTCCTTTGTTCAGAAAAGGAGATCATGTACAAGTGTCTAAAACAGATATTTTCCAAAGGGTTATAAATAAAGTTTCACTAGTGAAATCTATATAATAGATTGAATTAGCCATAGAGCAAAGAGGCTTCTAATACAATCCTTGTATGTGGATCCCTAGGTGaggtacataagttaaaatacaaatataatacagaataaaatgattaaaacaattttaaaatacaaaacaaactgttcaaaattaattaattaattaaaagcctgataaaacaggtgtgtcttaaaggtcttttaaaaagaaatgtcagGGATGCTctaattttgacagggagtgcattccagagccctggggccaCTACAGAAAAGGGCTGGTCCTGAGTAGACACCAAACAAGCAGGTGGGAACCATAATTGGACCTCCCAGTTAAAATACTGTGAAAGAGACTCCATTATTGGGACCGTCATCCTGCAGAATTGCAACACATTTTGCCTCTCTCTTACCCCTCCCTTTTGTAGCAAGATCTTTTTTGATTCTGCAAACTCTGTCCTATTTACATGACTTAAAAAGTTATTTCTGCCAAAGTTGCAGTGAGAGAGCATTTCAACTAGTGAAATTGTTACGTTTGCAATTAAGGGTCATATGAATAATTACTAACTTGTAGCATTGATTTCAGTTATGCTTAGTCATGGCCAACTAGTCTAGATGCTGTCCACTCTATAAAGCTGAACGTTGAAGAAATGTTCTTCCTCTGACCCACCCCATCATGAAACATTAGCTTTTCCTTTCATAGATGAAATAATTAATTTAGGTTTTTCTACACTTGAGGGTATCTTACGTTAAAGTTGCCACCAAATTTCACATAAAgcaaaattcaaatcaaatttgagaGTTTCTTTTCATGTAAAACATTCAAGGCGTTTCTAGGGACATTAACAGAAGTTCAATTCCACATTCACTCTGTGGTTCTGGAAATTATTATTAAgactatttatatacagcttttcaactaaAAATGTTGCCAATGCTGTTTATGCAGAAATGCCTAACCTTGTTGCAGGGAATCTTTCACCTAAagtaaaattcaaatcaaatttacTGTAAGGTGAAATGTCTAAGAAACCGCAAAGTAAACCAAATGATTTTCAGTCATGTCTATTTTATTATGTTACATGCTTCTGTGGCAGAACAAAAAGTCTTTCCACTTGATATTCCACCCTTTATTCTTATTTTATGCTACAAAACATGTAATAATAAGAGATATCTGCATACattaataaatagaaataaacacGTCTCCTGGATACTGAAATAAAATTATCCACTCTTTCTTTATTCATTTCGCTCTCATCAAACAAAAAATATATCCTTTGTGGGCGGAAGGCAAGTTTTGTGAAGCCGTTTCCCTGCCTGCCCGGTAGGTCACGTGAATGGCCTAGTATATGAGTTTAAGTAATAATAGCACAAAGAAGTAATAGTAAACAAGTTGTATGTGAcactagtttttttaaaaagagaagattgGAATGCTGAAATTTCCTTCAAGTTATGATTTTGAGCAATTTTAggataaaaaaagaaaacccaagtgCCTAGCTGGGTTGCTTCTTAGCACCTCATTGACTCTTTGGGTAATTTGTAAGTACTATGCTCCTTGAACTAATGCTCCTTGAAATTACTTTTCACGTGAAGCCCTTTGTCATCTGTTCTGTGTTGATGCCTTATCCTTTGTCTGTGCTTTAAGCTCTATATATACAGTATTAGAAGCTCTATAATTAAACTAGGTATTTCTAGAAGCTTTTTCTCTTGAGTTCTTATATATCTTTTTGATTATCTTTACAATACCCCCATTCATATAAACTCAAGTAGCAGTGTACACTGTGGTTTGGGGACTTGCATACAACAATTTCCTTATGTAGTTTGAGGCGAAGCTAAATTTTGGAATGTGAGAGGTCATCTAACTAGAGGCAATCAATGATACATGAACATCATCTTATAGTGAACCCATACATTCTGATagcaattttattcattcattcattcattcattcattcattcattcatatcccacttttcctccaaggagcccagagtggtgtacatagttacatTTATCCTCTTCATTATGCTATAATATTGCCACCTCCAAGGTTTCTCTTATTAAAAATCTTGCTGATGTACAAGATGCAATTGCAATATGAAAACATAAGTTAATTCACCTTTATTATCCATACCAATTGACTTCCTTTTCCTGCTTTATGAATTATGTAGGGCACTCTTCCTATTGAACTGTTTCCTCAAGGCCTCCTTGAAATCTTTATTCCTCAGGCTGTAGATGACAGGGTTGAGAAGTGGTGTTATCAcagtgtagaagacagagactaCCTTATTCAGCTCTGAGGAGAGACTAGCACTAGGCCGAACATACATGGAGATCATGGTGCCATAGtatatcaccaccaccatcaaatgTGAGCCACAGGTGGAGAAGGTCTTCTTCCTCCCGGTAGCAGAGGGGATTTTCAGTATGGTCATGATGATGAAAGCATAAGACACCAAGGTAAGCAAGAAGCAAGTAAAAAGAACCAATACAGAGAGCACAAATATGGTCATCTCAGTGACAGCAGTATCCGAACAAGAGAGCTTCAGCAAAGGTGGGATGTCACAGAAGAAGTGATTGATTTGGTTGGATCTGCAGAAACTTAGTCTCGAGATCAGCAATGATGGCAACAAACCTGTGAAGAGACCAACCACCCAGGACCCTATTTCCAGTTGAGTGCAGAGCTGTGTGCTCATGGCTACAATGTAATGCAGCGGGTCACAAATTGCCAAGTACCGGTCATATGCCAtaacagccagcaagaagcattcAGTTGCTCCAAAAAAGACAAAGCAGTAGAGTTGTGCCATACACCCACTGAAGGAGATGGTCTTGTTCTCTAAGAGTAGGCTGCTGAGCATCTTAGGCACAATGGTGGTAGTATACCAGATCTCTAGGAAAGAGAGATGTTGGAGGAAAGAGTACATAGGACAATGAAGACACGGCTCCAGTTTGACCACTGAAATAATAACTACATTGCCTGTGATGGTTAGGATGTAGATAAGTAAGAATATGGTGAAGAATAGCCTATCCCATCCTGGAAGGCTCTGGAACCCCAAAAGCTGGAATGCAGATATTGTGCTGTGATTAGCCATTTGTTTAACAGATCTTGAGCTCTCCTGCAGGTATAACTCACTCATACAATGTACCATCAGTGTGAATTTAGGTTACTTGTTCTACTTTCTAGAATGAAAGAAAAATAGTACAGGTGTGTGATAGTGACAGGAGTGGTAAATCAAGTTACTTGCAACCCATGCTGGTAAAAGTACAATTAAAAACTCTCATTATTTTATGATAGGACCAAAGACATAAGAAGAAACATGCCTGATCAGGATAAGTGTCAATTTCATTCAGTATTCTGTTTCTAGGAGTGCCACACAGATGCCTCTAGGTAGTTTACACGTAagacatgaaggcaacagccttcCCTTTGGTTTGTCGCCAGTATGTAATATTCAAACCTACAATTATGGAACCACAGCAAATTATTGCAGTATATCCCGAGTGTGCATGTGTTAACCTGAACCTGGACTGTTTTagatgcctccccccaccctaagAAACAGAAGGGCTTACAACTGTCTTGAGAaggtattcttcaagctgagaaatttcctatCCTTTTTGTAGAAGCACTCTTTCCACATTCCTCACTGCTGAGTTATATTAGCTCCACatacctggttgtctgttaactgccctttgAGTCTGTAAACATTCTGTTCCATTGAGTTACAGTCCATTGGGACAGTTTGCAGATGGTGGTACCACTAGggtttttcttcagctttttatgAAACCAGCAAATCTGTTGGTTATGCCGAGTCTGCCAAAACCTGTCTCTCACCTGCATGTGCTCCAGTTGTGAGTTCATATGGATCATAAAAGTTCCAGTTCCTTTGGACATAGATATGAGAGAAACACTCTGGACTATGCTGCTTTTTAAGTATATCATCAATGAATTAGACCagcattcccaacctgtggtactcgaGGAAGCGCTTCATGTGAGCAGCAAAATGGGGAGCAGCAAAAtggggcttgcagggagagcgggcttgacccgctctccccacagacaagcagggagccctccTAAGGGTGGCCGGATCATCTGCCCatatgattactggctccatcatggatctggttggggtggtggggtatgggggcctcccggcccctggaagtcccagaatgccccacatgagtgcatggggcattctggggagcctcccaacactactcatgagtcgctgtggtgcagagccacgccacggcaacacacgatcttTTGACCCAGTTTTCGGCCGCTCTTGTGCCCGAAACACAAGTTAAGCTGCAGGCTCCATAAGCAGGCTGCCACCAAGCTGCTGCCAGGAGTCACATGTCTCCCGTTGATTCCCATGATTGgcagaaatcaggctagccttccctagcccgatttttgcctctcatgggaagagcttccagatgttactggactacaactcccatcatcccaagccataagaaattgtagctggggataatggacgtagtagttcagcaacatctggagtaccacaggttggaaaccctgAATTAGACTAATTCTTTCTTAGTCCTCTAAGATAGAAGTCATCAACACATGTTAAAGTAATGTTATGAAATAGGCCTTCCTTATGTCTGCGCTGATAGAAAGGGGGGCAAATTATTAATGCCATACAAATACTTAGGGGAATAACTATACCACAGTCCCTGTCCAGGAAAGCTAACAGAACCAATGTGTTTGTCATTTTTTGAGGCAGTGAAGCTGCCACATGTTGTCATTTCACTTATTTATGGAAATCCATCTGTGTGGAATTTGTGATACCACTGTGAGATAAGCAAAAGTTCCCATATCACACAACACACTCAAAATCCATACTTGGTACAAGATGTCAACATGGCATTTTAAACCTGTTTGTAATTGGTTTTTACAAAGCACATAGCTCCCCATCATGAAAAGATCCCTGCCTTGAAATTTCTGaattaaataaattaacaatGTTGCTGAGTCAGTTACCAAAGAGGGGGCTTCTGATGTATTCTGCacttggaatatatatatatatatatatatatatatatatatatatatatatatatatatatatatatacacatgaaGCATCAAGGTCAAATCAGTCTCTCTAAACCTTTCCCACTGGCCTCTTGTAACTCTCTGAAATCCGAAGCCCTCCCTATTTCGCATCTCACCCAGTTCCAATTCCCTTAACTTGTGTATTGATTTGATGAAATGACCACAtctgcacataatgtggaaccacaggtccaaggAACCTACTGTTCCACTCCCCATCCCTCCACTCTCCtatccgaattcagatgtaaggGAGAACAATCGctctgcaagactgcagagaggaggaagggcTGGCTTTCTTCTtggctgaaggacagcctgcacagccaatcacaaccAGAACtgagggaggagattcctccctcagctctggttgcAGGGGACACAGCCTTTGGTTCCTCCTTCAGATGCCAAACAGTCTGCATCCAATCTTGGGTTGCAGTAACAAAACTCACTGCAACtcaagggttcagactggagtcagAAACCTGAAATCTCAGGTATGTTGCCACGCAGAACCACATTTGCattcatttgcacataatgcttgGGGAaactctggcccattcaactctggttccatgttcCATGCGGATATAGCCTATGATTCTGAAGTGTTTGTTATGAAGGACAAGTCAGTTACATGTCCTAAGGGTACATtgcaaaatcaatcaaacaatgcAAGAGAGCATTTTAATGCCATAAGAATATCAATGACGCAATGATATCTAGACTGGtaataaaccgccctgagccattttggaagggcggtatacaaatcaaattaataataataataataataataataataataataataataataataatatcatcagcagccaattacaaaaagcagctttactgagaacagcctatattctgcaacgatatctataacaacagcaacaacattgacaataaaattcagccatcccaggtccttgggaaggactcaatgtgtggataaaacaaaccagtcaataacacctgactgactgtgtaaataaataataataatagacaggTAAGAGACATGTGAAAGGCTCCTTAGATGTTTTGCTTATCTTATCAATAGTCTCTTTTTTTGCTACTCTccaaaaaacccctcagaagctATATCTGGGTTCCAACATC
Coding sequences within it:
- the LOC128331124 gene encoding olfactory receptor 11L1, with the translated sequence MANHSTISAFQLLGFQSLPGWDRLFFTIFLLIYILTITGNVVIISVVKLEPCLHCPMYSFLQHLSFLEIWYTTTIVPKMLSSLLLENKTISFSGCMAQLYCFVFFGATECFLLAVMAYDRYLAICDPLHYIVAMSTQLCTQLEIGSWVVGLFTGLLPSLLISRLSFCRSNQINHFFCDIPPLLKLSCSDTAVTEMTIFVLSVLVLFTCFLLTLVSYAFIIMTILKIPSATGRKKTFSTCGSHLMVVVIYYGTMISMYVRPSASLSSELNKVVSVFYTVITPLLNPVIYSLRNKDFKEALRKQFNRKSALHNS